A single genomic interval of Anopheles marshallii chromosome 2, idAnoMarsDA_429_01, whole genome shotgun sequence harbors:
- the LOC128709699 gene encoding collagen alpha-1(I) chain-like, protein MKFRLGRPLLLAVFFIIVIFADQIRCDEEPATASVKPVKRKSKKSKSKKLATKNLKKVRPDRPQADRPQAQAPEYDSAYDYGENYDYGTDPDYDGENGTRTPDAGFRQPDDEIPRVSTTTTTTRAPEPEPIVQPFTCHHEGKWYREGEAFQSGYKGCATCRCRNGSIQCDEADCPRVIPTTTTTTTTTTTEKPEFDASAVGNRLPAAPSGEPGVPGEAGQPGIPGTPGIPGPPGPPGPAPDLTFYTQQMQETMGGADKGPGPENFQFMQAQVGPVGPRGPPGPTGTTGPQGFQGSRGEPGETGPPGVGGPPGPRGLPGPPGKDGAAGDDGEVGPQGPVGLSGPRGLPGMPGVPGLKGHQGLPGPEGMKGESGAVGEKGSVGATGPAGVPGAVGAAGPRGERGREGPPGPAGLRGIDGIAGPPGPPGPVGKQGPPGFPGSNGAKGDMGGAGPKGSQGPQGPRGESGRPGQPGEPGLNGPPGKDGVSGEKGSPGSPGIAGPPGFPGPRGAPGANGSPGDAGSKGEPGLPGERGYKGEAGIKGEGGMPGPRGLPGAVGPEGKRGKRGMKGPTGLPGPQGERGLPGSPGLPGPDGAQGVKGQSGDRGAMGPQGPKGSSGDPGPPGAPGMQGLRGQPGRPGAQGKAGTPGERGLPGADGKVGEPGTQGLQGLPGPMGLPGDKGFTGEPGKDGDIGPPGPVGPRGDAGKDGPPGISGPPGPPGNDGDRGPPGTPGPRGFQGLPGTSGNPGAQGKDGQNGPPGPPGPAGQPGIRGERGFPGERGPVGTPGTPGLRGEPGAQGNDGPPGSPGPNGMKGHQGAPGMVGLPGLRGPAGPAGDKGERGSSGPPGPEGPAGRVGERGLQGPLGPPGPPGEPAEKGEPGTPGIPGEPGAPGAVGERGAVGPQGLQGFPGPQGPSGTPGAKGDRGNMGLKGEQGNSGLPGVPGEPGPQGLIGLTGSKGARGEPGLRGETGPMGTPGRPGDQGPIGQTGNPGAPGTAGMPGLKGNPGDTGRPGNAGPPGMPGQQGAEGIKGEAGSDGPPGAPGNQGPQGVPGDRGLPGLPGPSGAQGLRGMRGAAGEPGISGKPGNDGPPGAPGLLGPPGPPGPTGDTGPEGLPGKQGPPGIAGRTGDKGPIGNPGTQGTSGAPGLPGPPGPQGPLGQTGERGLRGENGPQGVDGPPGPRGKPGPPGLEGPKGENGEPGLKGTKGHRGLIGLQGLPGPAGPSGDKGNAGNEGPTGKPGEAGPRGPPGRDGSPGLQGMLGSAGPRGPPGNDGKNGQPGQPGPPGPPGPPGDGVGYDAAALAALLGHGQMSNTKGPDPNMGDEPMNLGRVFELTDEERQKLVENAYEKLKSAFATFKKPDGKQTSPAKTCRDLFAAHPEFTSGHYWIDPNEGDARDSILVYCDAEKKASCILPQPLRTKELYYDGEEQEVWLGELKEGMKISYKSDSNQIGFLQLLSASASQNVTYHCRNSVAYYNKDKNSYRQSLKFLAWNDAELTARGPQRLRYEALQDDCQHRTAHYSQSVLSYSTDKPMRLPIIDIAIRDVGEAHQQFWIEVGAVCFQ, encoded by the exons ATGAAGTTCCGTCTCGGACGTCCGCTACTTCTGGCGGTGTTCTTTATCATAGTGATATTCGCGGATCAGATACGATGCGACGAAGAACCGGCAACTGCATCGGTCAAACCGGTGAAAAGGAAGTCCAAAAAGAGCAAATCGAAAAAGCTGGCTACGAAGAACCTGAAAAAAGTGCGCCCGGATCGTCCCCAAGCCGATCGGCCTCAAGCACAAGCACCAGAATACGATTCAGCGTACGATTATGGGGAGAACTACGACTACGGAACGGATCCCGATTATGATGGTGAGAATG GCACTCGCACTCCAGATGCTGGCTTCCGTCAACCAGATGACGAGATTCCTCGCGTCTcgacgaccaccaccaccacgcggGCACCCGAGCCAGAACCGATTGTACAACCCTTCACCTGCCATCACGAGGGCAAGTGGTACCGGGAAGGGGAAGCGTTCCAGTCCGGCTATAAAGGTTGTGCCACGTGTCGCTGTAGAAATGGTTCAATACAATGTGACGAGGCAGACTGCCCACGGGTCATCCCGACTACAACTACCACAACCACTACAACGACCACAGAGAAACCGGAGTTCGATGCATCGGCTGTTGGTAATCGTCTGCCAGCAGCTCCTTCCGGTGAACCGGGTGTACCTGGAGAAGCGGGACAACCGGGCATACCGGGTACTCCTGGTATTCCTGGACCGCCAGGACCTCCGGGTCCAGCACCAGATCTGACATTCTACACACAACAGATGCAAGAAACCATGGGCGGAGCAGATAAAGGCCCTGGCCCAGAAAACTTCCAGTTCATGCAAGCACAGGTCGGTCCCGTTGGTCCACGAGGTCCACCCGGCCCAACTGGTACAACAGGACCGCAAGGATTCCAAGGTTCGCGGGGTGAACCTGGTGAAACAGGACCGCCCGGTGTCGGTGGACCACCCGGGCCACGTGGATTACCCGGACCTCCCGGTAAAGATGGTGCCGCGGGTGATGATGGCGAAGTTGGACCACAAGGTCCTGTTGGATTGTCGGGACCGCGAGGATTGCCGGGTATGCCCGGAGTCCCGGGTCTGAAAGGTCATCAGGGTCTACCTGGACCCGAAGGTATGAAAGGCGAATCTGGAGCTGTGGGAGAAAAGGGATCTGTTGGAGCTACAGGACCAGCAGGAGTTCCTGGAGCAGTG GGAGCTGCAGGACCGAGAGGAGAAAGAGGACGTGAAGGTCCTCCGGGACCAGCTGGTTTAAGAGGCATTGATGGAATTGCTGGACCTCCTGGACCACCA GGTCCCGTTGGGAAACAAGGTCCGCCTGGCTTTCCCGGAAGCAATGGAGCAAAGGGAGACATGGGTGGAGCCGGCCCGAAGGGTAGCCAGGGTCCGCAAGGTCCCCGGGGTGAATCCGGCCGTCCAGGACAACCGGGAGAACCAGGCCTGAATGGTCCACCGGGTAAAGACGGAGTATCTGGAGAAAAAGGAAGTCCCGGTTCGCCTGGAATAGCGGGTCCTCCTGGATTCCCTGGTCCACGAGGCGCACCGGGTGCCAATGGAAGTCCGGGAGATGCAGGCTCGAAAGGTGAACCAGGGCTCCCGGGTGAGCGAGGATATAAAGGAGAAGCAGGTATTAAAGGAGAAGGTGGCATGCCCGGCCCGCGTGGTCTGCCGGGAGCAGTTGGCCCGGAAGGAAAGCGGGGCAAACGAGGCATGAAGGGACCTACGGGTCTTCCGGGACCACAGGGAGAACGTGGTTTACCAGGATCTCCTGGACTACCCGGCCCCGACGGAGCTCAGGGTGTTAAGGGACAGTCCGGAGATCGCGGTGCGATGGGTCCTCAGGGCCCGAAGGGATCCAGTGGTGATCCGGGACCACCAGGAGCACCAGGCATGCAAGGTTTACGAGGACAACCGGGGCGACCGGGTGCACAGGGAAAGGCTGGTACACCTGGGGAACGCGGATTGCCCGGTGCAGACGGTAAAGTAGGTGAACCGGGAACTCAAGGTTTACAAGGATTGCCCGGTCCGATGGGATTACCCGGTGATAAGGGATTCACAGGTGAACCTGGAAAAGACGGAGACATTGGACCTCCTGGGCCAGTTGGACCGAGAGGAGACGCCGGTAAGGATGGACCCCCAGGAATATCAGGACCTCCAGGTCCTCCCGGAAATGACGGTGATAGAGGCCCGCCCGGTACACCTGGTCCCAGAGGATTCCAAGGCCTTCCGGGTACATCAGGTAATCCTGGAGCGCAAGGAAAAGATGGACAGAATGGACCACCCGGACCTCCCGGTCCCGCGGGCCAACCTGGTATTCGTGGTGAGCGAGGATTCCCCGGAGAACGAGGACCGGTAGGAACGCCAGGAACACCAGGTCTGCGAGGAGAACCAGGAGCGCAAGGTAACGATGGACCACCG GGATCTCCGGGACCGAATGGTATGAAAGGACATCAAGGTGCTCCTGGTATGGTGGGACTCCCAGGCTTGCGTGGCCCAGCAGGCCCAGCAGGAGACAAAGGAGAACGTGGAAGCTCTGGACCACCCGGACCAGAGGGACCTGCTGGACGTGTCGGAGAACGAGGTCTTCAGGGCCCGCTGGGTCCTCCAGGACCCCCAGGAGAACCGGCTGAGAAGGGAGAACCTGGCACTCCAGGAATTCCTGGAGAACCTGGAGCACCTGGAGCGGTTGGCGAACGAGGTGCAGTTGGTCCGCAAGGTCTGCAAGGATTCCCGGGGCCTCAGGGCCCTAGCGGAACTCCGGGAGCGAAGGGTGATCGCGGAAACATGGGCCTCAAGGGTGAACAAGGTAACTCTGGTCTGCCAGGTGTGCCCGGTGAACCTGGACCACAAGGATTGATCGGCTTGACTGGCTCTAAGGGAGCACGCGGGGAACCGGGATTGCGCGGAGAAACGGGACCAATGGGAACACCAGGACGTCCAGGAGATCAAGGACCGATT GGTCAAACGGGCAATCCAGGTGCACCAGGAACAGCGGGAATGCCTGGTCTGAAAGGAAATCCGGGAGATACTGGTCGACCTGGAAACGCAGGGCCACCTGGCATGCCTGGACAGCAAGGCGCAGAAGGAATTAAAGGCGAAGCGGGCAGCGATGGACCTCCGGGAGCGCCAGGAAATCAGGGTCCACAAGGTGTACCAGGCGATCGAGGATTACCAGGACTTCCTGGTCCGAGTGGGGCTCAAGGTTTAAGAGGAATGCGTGGAGCTGCCGGTGAGCCAGGCATCTCCGGTAAACCAGGCAACGATGGTCCGCCAGGTGCTCCTGGACTACTCGGACCTCCGGGTCCTCCGGGACCAACAGGTGACACTGGACCAGAAGGTTTGCCCGGAAAGCAAGGACCGCCTGGAATCGCTGGACGAACGGGTGATAAAGGACCGATCGGAAATCCGGGAACGCAGGGCACCTCTGGTGCACCAGGACTGCCTGGACCACCAGGACCGCAAGGTCCTCTCGGACAAACCGGTGAACGAGGACTGCGAGGAGAAAACGGGCCACAAGGTGTGGATGGTCCGCCGGGACCACGAGGCAAACCGGGTCCGCCCGGATTGGAAGGACCCAAGGGCGAGAACGGAGAACCAGGTCTCAAAGGTACCAAGGGACATCGAGGATTGATTGGTCTGCAAGGATTGCCTGGTCCAGCCGGCCCGTCAGGAGATAAGGGTAACGCAGGCAATGAAGGACCTACCGGTAAACCCGGAgaggccggacctcgtggacCGCCTGGACGTGATGGATCGCCGGGACTGCAGGGAATGCTCGGTTCGGCTGGTCCCCGTGGTCCACCTGGAAATGATGGTAAAAATGGACAGCCTGGACAGCCTGGACCGCCGGGCCCTCCTGGACCTCCGGGTGATGGAGTCGGATATGATGCGGCCGCTCTGGCTGCTCTGCTTGGCCATGGTCAGATGAGCAACACCAAGGGTCCAGATCCGAACATGGGCGATGAACCGATGAATCTTGGCCGAGTGTTCGAACTAACCGACGAGGAACGCCAAAAGCTTGTTGAGAATGCGTACGAAAAACTGAAGTCTGCCTTTGCTACCTTCAAGAAACCGGATGGTAAGCAGACTTCCCCAGCAAAGACCTGCCGGGATCTGTTCGCTGCACACCCTGAGTTTACTTCTGGACATTACTGGATTGATCCGAATGAAGGTGACGCTCGGGACTCGATTCTAGTATACTGTGATGCCGAAAAGAAGGCTTCTTGCATACTCCCACAGCCCCTCCGTACCAAAGAACTTTATTACGACGGTGAAGAGCAGGAGGTTTGGCTGGGCGAACTGAAGGAAGGCATGAAGATAAGCTACAAGTCGGACAGTAATCAGATCGGGTTCCTTCAGCTACTCTCAGCAAGCGCGTCCCAGAACGTTACCTATCACTGCCGAAACAGTGTGGCTTACTACAACAAGGACAAGAACAGCTACAGGCAGAGTCTGAAATTCCTTGCCTGGAACGATGCGGAACTAACGGCCCGGGGTCCCCAGCGACTGCGGTACGAAGCTCTGCAAGATGACTGTCAGCATCGAACGGCACACTACAGCCAGTCTGTGTTGAGCTACAGTACCGACAAACCGATGCGCTTGCCGATTATCGACATTGCGATCCGTGACGTTGGTGAGGCACATCAACAGTTCTGGATCGAGGTTGGAGCCGTGTGCTTCCAGTGA